From one Cynocephalus volans isolate mCynVol1 chromosome X, mCynVol1.pri, whole genome shotgun sequence genomic stretch:
- the LOC134366641 gene encoding grpE protein homolog 1, mitochondrial-like — protein sequence MRLVQRALPALALSLRPLLSSCAQRQNNDQNLEEGTCQTEQNSDPPSTKKILLEEVKLEEQLKVTMEKYQRALADTENLRQRSQQLVEEAKLSVIQGFCKDLLEVADILEKATQCVSKEEIEDYNPHLKNLYEGLVMTQVQIQKVFTKHGLLKLNPVGAKFEPYEHEALFHMPGEGKE from the coding sequence ATGAGACTGGTGCAGCGCGCTCTCCCGGCTTTGGCGTTGTCTCTCAGGCCTCTTCTCAGTTCTTGTGCACAGCGACAAAACAATGACCAGAACTTGGAAGAGGGCACGTGTCAAACTGAACAGAATTCAGATCCTCCCTCTACAAAGAAGATCCTCCTGGAAGAGGTCAAGTTAGAAGAGCAGCTGAAAGTGACGATGGAAAAATATCAACGAGCTTTGGCAGATACTGAGAACTTGCGGCAGAGGAGCCAACAATTGGTGGAGGAGGCAAAATTATCTGTCATTCAGGGCTTCTGCAAGGACTTGTTGGAGGTTGCAGACATTTTGGAGAAGGCAACACAGTGTGTTTCGAAAGAAGAGATTGAAGACTATAATCCTCACCTGAAGAACCTCTATGAGGGGCTCGTAATGACTCAAGTCCAGATTCAGAAGGTGTTCACAAAGCATGGCTTACTCAAGTTGAACCCTGTTGGAGCCAAGTTTGAACCTTACGAACATGAGGCCTTGTTCCACATGCCAGGTGAGGGGAAGGAGTGA